In a genomic window of Streptomyces koelreuteriae:
- the fxsT gene encoding FxSxx-COOH system tetratricopeptide repeat protein, with product MPDTHAADRSGRFALFCSTAENLGVSTTVRNVADLLAAGNRSVLIVDGRATGAPAGAPVPEPVPGRIASVARPDAASLLALASDPEALRHDHVLVEAPLPDSPGAPPEGRLGSLADSLVLCFAMTAWSIDGAAALAEQLSGGRADRPVRLMALGLKSNVESHDRLRGARERVRGKFGPLSRGSRTSEVAFLEIPYHPLYLDTRQLAVESEPEGSVTGLRPYYERLADWLRNRRPVPLGRVTLVHSQRHAPWAAWLEDQFRRGGIRTELRAQDAYSGDRPAPGTALLFLSPADMDHAALAQLAALSHPDVRIVLADEPFPDAGAAHHERIDLRGTDEDEAVRRLYAGLGLGAPPPADGPPGARFPRLPAVTNVAPRYSGFVGRDDVLGNLLEELHTAGRDHTPLVVHGASGWGKSETVRELCHRFGSAYDVVWWVRSWEIPRARRGLNRLAGRLDLVTTGDGASPALLDHLARADTQSWLLVYDGAESPDGLRELLPTPHTRGHVLITSRTAPAAGDMAAFALPSMSPAECRAVLGESLAEIDEEQAQRVGQVLGFVPLAVRIAALCLAERAAAHRRDDSMGDRTAARAAVAHLLAEYRTAQAALLERDGAAPPVTVMVRVARQTVLHTPGAAAWRAESRTSDALGWLLNAASLLTGRGMGLELLRSRHILAELARDDATAPDPGAHRTPADARLPDEHMVSVALWALSRVGLLEVDFDRPDQPLGQHHAVRDAVRDDMEPAERARIEQVLRGTLAEFTPDENRGLSADWAREVYSLRLWEDDRPRVRRSMLRHLNALSQRGETADLARLLDISERAREAWSPQGDDPSPEYLRLLNLTARAHRLDGAYEQARQLSEQALRGHRRLLGPLHPRTLLSADSYGAVLRSLGRFSDALFQARPVLEGLTLLLGPRHRATVQAEHNLAFTEALSGRAPDSLARLLARFRYRQAIGGEDDPAVWRSADLLAWVYRTLGRDAESQDLLRQWLHRHGDIATGTRLSIELGLAVSERRITYNSARPHERVYGYEKALERDRRVLAEATGRFGADHLDTLRCRFSLAADLHALGKHDEAEHEARQCGHALENTLGAWHPYAGLAGVRHAVYLRATGAVDESETTGRAALHLLEDRLGDSHPWVSAAENSLAATLAAAGRPSEAAGLAEGALRRLRDLDMGHRPDGRRVSAHLAWLTSRATARTAPARDFDIDLELPGI from the coding sequence ATGCCCGACACCCACGCAGCCGACCGCTCGGGACGGTTCGCCCTCTTCTGCTCCACCGCGGAGAACCTCGGCGTCAGCACGACCGTACGCAACGTCGCCGACCTGCTGGCGGCGGGCAATCGCAGCGTGCTCATCGTGGACGGCAGGGCCACCGGCGCCCCGGCGGGAGCGCCCGTGCCCGAGCCGGTGCCCGGCCGGATCGCCTCCGTCGCCCGCCCGGACGCGGCGTCCCTCCTCGCCCTCGCCTCGGACCCCGAGGCCCTGCGCCACGACCACGTCCTCGTCGAGGCCCCGCTGCCCGACTCGCCCGGCGCGCCGCCCGAGGGCAGGCTCGGCTCCCTGGCCGACTCGCTGGTCCTCTGCTTCGCCATGACCGCCTGGTCCATCGACGGCGCCGCCGCCCTCGCCGAGCAGCTCAGCGGCGGCCGCGCCGACCGGCCCGTACGGCTGATGGCCCTCGGCCTGAAGAGCAACGTCGAGTCGCACGACCGGCTGCGCGGCGCCCGCGAACGCGTCCGTGGCAAGTTCGGCCCCCTCTCGCGCGGCTCCCGCACCTCCGAGGTCGCCTTCCTGGAGATCCCGTACCACCCGCTCTACCTGGACACCCGGCAACTCGCCGTCGAGAGCGAGCCCGAGGGCTCCGTGACCGGGCTGCGCCCCTACTACGAACGGCTCGCCGACTGGCTCCGCAACCGGCGGCCGGTGCCGCTCGGCCGGGTCACCCTCGTCCACTCCCAGCGCCACGCCCCCTGGGCGGCCTGGCTGGAGGACCAGTTCCGGCGCGGCGGCATCCGCACCGAACTGCGCGCCCAGGACGCCTACTCCGGCGACCGTCCGGCCCCCGGCACGGCGCTGCTGTTCCTCTCCCCGGCGGACATGGACCACGCGGCACTGGCCCAGCTCGCCGCGCTGTCCCACCCCGACGTGCGGATCGTCCTCGCCGACGAGCCCTTCCCGGACGCGGGCGCCGCCCACCACGAGCGCATCGACCTGCGCGGAACCGACGAGGACGAGGCCGTGCGGCGGCTGTACGCCGGCCTCGGTCTCGGCGCCCCGCCCCCGGCGGACGGCCCGCCCGGCGCGCGCTTCCCGCGACTGCCCGCCGTCACCAACGTGGCCCCCCGCTACAGCGGCTTCGTCGGCAGGGACGACGTCCTCGGGAACCTCCTGGAGGAACTGCACACCGCCGGCCGGGACCACACCCCGCTGGTCGTGCACGGCGCGAGCGGCTGGGGCAAGAGCGAGACCGTACGGGAGCTGTGCCACCGCTTCGGCTCCGCCTACGACGTGGTGTGGTGGGTGCGCTCCTGGGAGATCCCCCGCGCCCGCCGCGGACTGAACCGGCTCGCCGGCCGGCTGGACCTGGTCACCACCGGGGACGGCGCCTCCCCGGCGCTCCTCGACCACCTCGCCCGCGCCGACACACAGAGCTGGCTGCTCGTCTACGACGGGGCCGAGTCCCCCGACGGACTGCGGGAGCTGCTGCCCACGCCCCACACCCGCGGGCACGTCCTCATCACCAGCCGCACCGCCCCCGCCGCGGGGGACATGGCGGCCTTCGCGCTGCCGTCCATGTCGCCGGCCGAATGCCGGGCCGTCCTCGGCGAAAGCCTCGCGGAGATCGACGAGGAGCAGGCCCAGCGGGTCGGGCAGGTCCTCGGCTTCGTCCCGCTCGCCGTGCGTATCGCCGCCCTCTGCCTCGCCGAGCGCGCCGCGGCTCACCGGCGCGACGACAGCATGGGCGACCGGACCGCGGCCCGCGCCGCCGTCGCCCACCTCCTCGCCGAGTACCGCACGGCCCAGGCCGCCCTCCTCGAACGGGACGGCGCGGCCCCGCCCGTGACGGTCATGGTGCGCGTCGCCCGGCAGACCGTGCTGCACACCCCGGGCGCCGCCGCCTGGCGCGCCGAGAGCCGCACCAGCGACGCCCTCGGCTGGCTGCTGAACGCGGCCTCGCTGCTCACCGGCCGGGGCATGGGGCTCGAACTGCTCAGGTCGCGACACATCCTCGCCGAACTGGCCCGCGACGACGCGACGGCCCCGGACCCTGGCGCGCACCGCACGCCGGCCGACGCCCGGCTGCCCGACGAGCACATGGTGAGCGTCGCCCTGTGGGCACTGTCCCGGGTCGGCCTGCTGGAGGTCGACTTCGACCGGCCCGACCAGCCCCTCGGACAGCACCACGCCGTACGGGACGCCGTCCGCGACGACATGGAACCGGCCGAGCGCGCCCGCATCGAGCAGGTGCTGCGCGGCACCCTCGCCGAGTTCACCCCGGACGAGAACCGCGGCCTGTCCGCCGACTGGGCACGCGAGGTGTACTCGCTGCGCCTGTGGGAGGACGACCGCCCCCGCGTCCGGCGGTCCATGCTGCGCCATCTCAACGCCCTGAGCCAGCGCGGGGAGACCGCCGACCTGGCCCGGCTGCTCGACATCTCCGAGCGCGCGCGGGAGGCCTGGAGCCCGCAGGGCGACGACCCGTCACCCGAATATCTGCGCCTGCTCAACCTCACCGCCCGCGCCCACCGCCTCGACGGTGCCTACGAACAGGCCCGCCAGCTCTCCGAACAGGCCCTGCGCGGCCACCGCAGACTGCTCGGCCCCCTGCACCCGAGGACACTGCTGTCGGCCGACTCCTACGGCGCCGTGCTGCGCTCCCTCGGCCGGTTCTCCGACGCGCTCTTCCAGGCCCGGCCGGTGCTGGAGGGCCTCACGCTGCTGCTCGGACCGCGGCACCGCGCGACCGTGCAGGCCGAGCACAACCTCGCGTTCACGGAGGCGCTGAGCGGCCGGGCCCCCGACTCGCTGGCCCGGCTCCTCGCCCGGTTCCGCTACCGCCAGGCCATCGGCGGCGAGGACGACCCGGCCGTCTGGCGCTCCGCCGACCTGCTCGCCTGGGTCTACCGCACACTGGGCCGCGACGCGGAGTCCCAGGACCTGCTGCGGCAATGGCTCCACCGGCACGGCGACATCGCGACCGGCACCCGGCTGAGCATCGAACTCGGCCTGGCCGTCAGCGAACGCCGCATCACCTACAACTCCGCCCGCCCGCACGAGCGGGTCTACGGCTACGAGAAGGCCCTGGAGCGCGACCGGCGGGTGCTCGCCGAAGCCACCGGCCGGTTCGGCGCCGACCACCTGGACACCCTGCGCTGCCGCTTCAGCCTGGCCGCCGACCTGCACGCGCTCGGCAAGCACGACGAGGCCGAACACGAGGCCCGCCAGTGCGGCCACGCCCTGGAGAACACCCTCGGCGCCTGGCACCCCTACGCCGGACTGGCCGGGGTCCGGCACGCCGTGTATCTACGGGCCACCGGCGCCGTCGACGAGTCCGAGACCACCGGCAGGGCCGCTCTGCACCTCCTGGAGGACCGGCTCGGCGACAGCCACCCCTGGGTTTCCGCCGCGGAGAACTCCCTCGCCGCCACCCTGGCCGCGGCCGGGCGCCCGTCCGAGGCGGCCGGACTCGCCGAGGGCGCCCTGCGCCGTTTGCGGGACCTGGACATGGGGCATCGCCCCGATGGCCGAAGGGTGAGCGCGCACTTGGCCTGGCTCACCTCCCGCGCCACCGCCCGCACGGCACCCGCCAGGGACTTCGACATCGATCTGGAACTGCCCGGAATCTAG